A stretch of DNA from Diospyros lotus cultivar Yz01 chromosome 14, ASM1463336v1, whole genome shotgun sequence:
GCCTCCGCCTGAAGGCCACCGTGTGGCAGGAGCTTGGCGGCTCCGTCGGCGACCTTGGCACCTTCATTCCCATCGTGCTGGCCCTGACCCTGGTCTCCCACCTGGACCTGGGCACCACCCTCATCTTCACCGCCCTCTACAACATCGCCACCGGCCTCCTCTTCGGCATCCCCATGCCCGTCCAGCCCATGAAGTCCATCGCCGCTGTTGCCGTCTCCGAGTCCCCCCACCTCACCGTCCCCCAAATCGCCGCCGCCGGCATCTCCACCGCGGCTGTCCTCCTCCTCCTTGGCGCCACTGGTCTGATGTCCTTCTTCTACCGCGTCATCCCCCTCCCCGTCGTCCGTGGCGTCCAGCTCTCCCAAGGCCTCTCCTTCGCCTTCTCCGCCATCAAATACATCCGCTACAACCAAGATTTCGCCACCGGCAAATCCGGATCCCCCCGTTCCTGGCTCGGCCTCGACGGCCTAATTCTGGCCCTTTTGTCACTATCCTTCGTAATATTGTCCACCGGCTCGGGAGACTCAGTCGACAACGATCAAACCCACAATCTCTATCAGTCTCAGTCTCAATCTGAACGCCGCGTTCGTCAAAGACTGCGGATTCTGTCGGCCATTCCGGCGGCTCTCATCGTGTTCATCTTTGGGTTAGTTTTGTGCTTTCTTCGTGACCCTTCAATCTTCAGCGATGTCCAACTGGGTCCGTCCAAGATCCACTTAGTCAAACCCTCGTTGGAGGATTGGAAAATTGGATTTTTCAGAGCCGCAATCCCTCAAATCTCGTTATCGGTACTGAACTCCGTGATAGCCGTCTGCAAACTATCGGCCGATCTGTTTCCCGAACGGGAAGTGTCGGCAACGGCGGTTTCGGTGAGCGCAGGGGCCATGAATCTGGTCGGGTGCTGGTTCGGGGCGATGCCGGTGTGCCACGGCGCCGGCGGGCTTGCCGGCCAGTACCGGTTCGGCGGGCGGAGCGGCGCGTCGGTGGTGTTTCTGGGGACCGGAAAGCTGGTGCTGGGGCTGGTTTTCGGGAACTCGTTCGTGAAGATATTGGGCCAGTTTCCGATAGGGATTCTGGGGGTGCTCTTGCTGTTTGCCGGGATTGAATTAGCCATGGCTTCCAGAGACATGAAGACGAAAGAAGAGTCGTTTGTGATGCTGGTTTGTGCGGCTGTTTCACTGACGGGGTCCAGCGCCGCTTGGGGATTTGGGTGCGGAATTGTGCTGTTTTTGCTGCTGAAACTGAGGCAAATGGATTGCCATGGTTACTGCTCCAAGCTCCTCAAATTCAAGCCCAGCTCCTCTGTTCAGAATGAAGAGGATGCGGAGATTGGCCACTCCCAATCCTCAAATTGAGCTGATGCAATTATGATTGGGTTCTCCATAGAATtggttgtatatataagcagtTCAAGTTTTAAGTTACAGAATCTGTAGATTGCCTTCTTGGGATTACTATCTTTTACACGATCTCCCGGCACTCGTGTTCTTGAGATTATTGTCTTTACGTGGTCTCTCGACAttcgtattttttattttgatagagGAGATAAATCGCAGGTGGAGACTTTATCTCATTGCGCAGGACAAAAAATCGAACTTACGATCTACTGGTACGAATCTTAGTTTATCGTGACCCAATCACTTAATTTGTGCTCTAGAGACTGTAGATCGCCTTCTTGTTTATGCGATAATGTGGCTTTTGAGGAAATTTGTTAGTGATGTGTTCTAATATTAGATTTATATGATGTCTCATATGTGTGATATTAATTCATATGatgtatttttgtatatcttaatAAAAATGCAAGCTTATCATTATTTATTACTCTCCACTTTAGTTGTATGAATTGTTAGTGTCTGGAGCCTAATTATCACCTTAGCACATATTACCCCTATGCAAAGTCGGTATGTGAATGGATTAGTCGATTACCCCTGCACAAAGTCAATATGCAGTTCACATGTATTTTTGTTGTCCTAATTTTGCTTATATAGAGTGGTTATTAGAAAGCGTTTGTGTGCATTCTTGTAATCTCCAATTCAATTATAGTGAAAAACTCGTAGCGACGACAGTTGACGTAGCTCTCATATTAAgagtgaaccactataaatttgaTGAGTTTTTTACGTTTgctttgattatttttcttttactatttaGGATTAGGACTTTCATCTTAAcatgaatgagtctctagattttttgtttgaaattattattcttaaatttgttaagaatatgtgataagACTTTctagaaacataatttttcaaatatttctaatcCTTAGATTAATTAGATGGAGACTCTAATTAGTCGATTATGGAATGGTACAAGATTTACTCtcttgattagtatgagatactaatggttaagggtggtgagtcacataccatatggCATAGGAATATCTCTAGTAAATTTGGGTGGTTGTTAGAGAACAATGCATTGAATATGACACCAATGATTGATCACATGACATTGTGGATAAtgtaaaaactcaaaaattttccttatatttttttcacacaacagaaataaaataattattataaaccATAAGTTCATCTAATACGATCATTGGGGCTTATTCATCCATAATTCCCAAAAAGTTCAATGAAgttaagataataaaatataataattttgtccTTACACCCGAAATACTCCCAAATATCTTTTCGGTTAAGATTGCTTCGTACACAAGTCTACCCAATGAGGATCAAGCTCCACTAGACTCACCCTTGACCTTTGCTctccctttacctagaatgatgtgaAAGTAAGTATGAGTCGCAAA
This window harbors:
- the LOC127789716 gene encoding molybdate transporter 2-like; this encodes MSPNQRKMEPGPETSSHATTPLIRAPRWRHRLAGLPCSTSLRLKATVWQELGGSVGDLGTFIPIVLALTLVSHLDLGTTLIFTALYNIATGLLFGIPMPVQPMKSIAAVAVSESPHLTVPQIAAAGISTAAVLLLLGATGLMSFFYRVIPLPVVRGVQLSQGLSFAFSAIKYIRYNQDFATGKSGSPRSWLGLDGLILALLSLSFVILSTGSGDSVDNDQTHNLYQSQSQSERRVRQRLRILSAIPAALIVFIFGLVLCFLRDPSIFSDVQLGPSKIHLVKPSLEDWKIGFFRAAIPQISLSVLNSVIAVCKLSADLFPEREVSATAVSVSAGAMNLVGCWFGAMPVCHGAGGLAGQYRFGGRSGASVVFLGTGKLVLGLVFGNSFVKILGQFPIGILGVLLLFAGIELAMASRDMKTKEESFVMLVCAAVSLTGSSAAWGFGCGIVLFLLLKLRQMDCHGYCSKLLKFKPSSSVQNEEDAEIGHSQSSN